Proteins encoded in a region of the Agromyces protaetiae genome:
- a CDS encoding heavy metal translocating P-type ATPase → MTPAPGVELEIGGMTCASCATRVERKLNRLDGVAATVNYATEKAMVVVPAGYDPAALIAEVERAGYTAALPAAPPAREPAKAGPAVDRAAGALRNRLVVSIVLTVPVIAMAMIPALQFTYWQWVSLALTAPVVVWGGWPFHRAAWTNLRHGAATMDTLISMGTSAAFLWSLYALVFGSAGVPGMVHAFEFVIAPSDGASNLYLEVAAGVTTFVLAGRYFEQRAKRQAGAALRALLQLGSKDVALIRDGVETKIPVERLAVGDEFVVRPGEKIATDGVVVSGTSAVDRSMLTGESMPVEVGAGAGVTGATVNVGGRLVVRATRIGSDTQLAQMAKLVEDAQTGKAAVQRLADRISAVFVPVVLVVALVTLAAWLVSGLPVETAFTAAVAVLVIACPCALGLATPTALLVGTGRGAQLGILIKGPEALESTRAVDTVVLDKTGTVTTGQMSVVEVVLEPGTGRAELLRLAGAVEAASEHPIARAIAEAAAQEAGPLPVAERFSNAEGRGVEGVVDGRPVVVGRETLLAERSLGLGDELAAAKARAEAEGRTVVAAGWDGLARGLLIVADTVKPTSREAIAQLQRMGLAPVLLTGDHETVARLIAAEVGIDEVIAGVLPKQKVDVVARLQHQGKVVAMVGDGVNDAPALAQADLGLAMGTGTDVAIETSDLTLVRGDLRSAVDAIRLARKTLGTIKTNLFWAFAYNVAAIPIAALGLLNPMLAGAAMALSSVCVVGNSLRLRAFRSIEG, encoded by the coding sequence ATGACCCCCGCGCCCGGTGTCGAGCTCGAGATCGGCGGGATGACGTGCGCCTCGTGCGCCACGCGCGTCGAGCGGAAGCTCAACCGGCTCGACGGCGTCGCCGCGACGGTGAACTACGCCACCGAGAAGGCGATGGTGGTCGTGCCCGCCGGGTACGACCCCGCCGCGCTGATCGCCGAGGTCGAGCGCGCCGGCTACACCGCTGCACTCCCGGCCGCCCCGCCCGCTCGCGAACCGGCGAAGGCGGGTCCGGCCGTCGACCGTGCCGCCGGAGCGCTGCGGAATCGCCTCGTCGTCTCGATCGTGCTGACCGTCCCGGTCATCGCGATGGCGATGATCCCCGCCCTGCAGTTCACGTACTGGCAGTGGGTCTCCCTCGCGCTGACAGCGCCCGTGGTCGTCTGGGGCGGTTGGCCGTTCCATCGGGCCGCCTGGACGAACCTCAGGCACGGCGCCGCCACCATGGACACGCTCATCTCGATGGGCACCTCGGCAGCCTTCCTCTGGTCGCTGTACGCCCTCGTCTTCGGTTCCGCCGGCGTCCCGGGCATGGTGCACGCGTTCGAGTTCGTCATCGCGCCATCCGACGGCGCGTCGAACCTCTATCTGGAGGTCGCGGCCGGCGTCACGACGTTCGTCCTCGCCGGTCGCTACTTCGAGCAGCGCGCCAAGCGCCAGGCCGGTGCGGCGCTGAGGGCCCTGCTCCAGCTCGGCTCGAAGGACGTGGCCCTCATCCGCGACGGGGTCGAGACCAAGATCCCCGTCGAGCGGCTCGCCGTGGGCGATGAGTTCGTCGTCCGACCGGGCGAGAAGATCGCCACCGACGGCGTCGTGGTGTCGGGCACATCCGCCGTGGACCGCTCGATGCTCACCGGCGAATCCATGCCGGTCGAGGTCGGGGCGGGTGCCGGGGTCACCGGCGCCACCGTGAACGTCGGCGGCCGGCTCGTGGTCCGGGCGACGCGCATCGGGTCGGACACCCAGCTGGCGCAGATGGCGAAGCTCGTCGAGGACGCGCAGACCGGCAAGGCCGCGGTGCAGCGGCTCGCCGACCGGATCTCGGCCGTCTTCGTCCCGGTCGTCCTGGTGGTCGCGCTCGTCACCCTTGCCGCGTGGCTGGTCAGCGGCCTCCCCGTCGAAACGGCGTTCACGGCCGCGGTCGCGGTGCTCGTGATCGCGTGCCCGTGCGCGCTGGGCCTCGCCACGCCGACCGCTCTCCTCGTCGGCACCGGACGCGGCGCGCAGCTCGGCATCCTGATCAAGGGCCCCGAGGCGCTCGAGTCCACCCGGGCGGTCGACACGGTCGTCCTCGACAAGACCGGGACGGTCACGACCGGGCAGATGTCCGTCGTCGAGGTCGTGCTCGAGCCCGGCACCGGACGCGCGGAGCTGCTCCGCCTGGCCGGCGCGGTCGAAGCGGCCTCCGAGCACCCCATCGCCCGGGCGATCGCGGAGGCCGCGGCCCAGGAGGCCGGCCCGCTTCCCGTCGCCGAGCGCTTCTCGAACGCCGAAGGCCGGGGCGTCGAGGGGGTCGTCGACGGCCGCCCGGTCGTCGTCGGTCGCGAGACCCTGCTCGCCGAACGGTCGCTGGGTCTCGGCGACGAGCTCGCCGCGGCCAAGGCCCGCGCCGAAGCCGAGGGCAGGACCGTCGTCGCGGCGGGCTGGGATGGGCTCGCCCGCGGCCTGCTCATCGTCGCCGATACGGTGAAGCCGACCAGCCGCGAGGCCATCGCCCAGCTGCAGCGCATGGGCTTGGCGCCGGTGCTGCTCACGGGAGACCACGAGACGGTGGCCCGTCTGATCGCCGCCGAAGTCGGCATCGACGAGGTGATCGCCGGGGTCCTTCCGAAGCAGAAGGTCGACGTCGTCGCCCGGCTGCAGCATCAGGGCAAGGTGGTCGCGATGGTCGGCGACGGTGTCAACGACGCGCCCGCGCTCGCGCAGGCGGACCTCGGCCTCGCGATGGGCACCGGGACGGATGTCGCGATCGAGACATCCGATCTCACCCTGGTCCGCGGCGACCTGCGCAGCGCGGTCGACGCGATCCGGCTGGCGCGGAAGACGCTCGGCACCATCAAGACCAACCTGTTCTGGGCCTTCGCCTACAACGTCGCGGCGATCCCCATCGCCGCCCTCGGTCTCTTGAATCCGATGCTCGCCGGCGCGGCGATGGCGCTCTCCAGCGTGTGCGTGGTCGGCAACAGCCTTCGGCTGCGCGCGTTCAGGAGCATTGAGGGCTGA
- a CDS encoding heavy-metal-associated domain-containing protein produces MTSTEFEITGMTCAHCEQSVREEVGQIAGVDEIRVSAQTGLLVVTGAAPVDDTAVLAAVGEAGYSATRVQ; encoded by the coding sequence ATGACGTCGACCGAGTTCGAGATCACCGGCATGACCTGCGCGCACTGCGAGCAGTCCGTCCGCGAGGAGGTCGGCCAGATCGCCGGCGTCGACGAGATCCGAGTGAGCGCGCAGACCGGGCTCCTCGTCGTCACCGGCGCGGCACCGGTCGACGATACGGCCGTCCTCGCTGCGGTGGGCGAGGCGGGCTACTCGGCAACGCGCGTCCAATGA
- a CDS encoding NADPH:quinone reductase — translation MRAVVYANPGPSSVLSLVERDVPEPAQGEVRVKVAVSGVNPTDWKNRAGGGRPGPAGEIVPNQDGAGVVDAIGDGVDGLTVGDRVWLYLAQHERPTGTAQEYTVVPATRVVRLPEGIGMDVAASLGVPAMTAHRALTVHEAGPTRLSPGALSGRTVLVSGGAGAVGHAAIQLAVWAGATVLTTVSSDEKGELARAASAHHVVRYTDDDVAEQIERLAPEGIDHIVEVSLAENAALSLRVLANHGSIAFYADNGGDHVDVPIRPAFAKNARLQGLLMYTVGDAALHAAAEDITAALRDGALPVGAAAGLPLTWFGLEETAAAHDAVEAGTVGKVLIDVAASDRPA, via the coding sequence ATGAGAGCCGTCGTCTATGCGAATCCCGGTCCGTCCTCCGTGCTGTCGCTCGTGGAGCGTGACGTCCCCGAACCAGCCCAGGGCGAAGTGCGGGTCAAGGTCGCCGTCTCGGGCGTGAACCCGACCGACTGGAAGAACCGCGCCGGTGGCGGACGCCCCGGGCCCGCAGGCGAGATCGTGCCCAATCAGGACGGAGCCGGTGTCGTCGACGCGATCGGCGACGGCGTCGACGGCCTCACGGTCGGCGACCGGGTCTGGCTCTATCTCGCCCAGCACGAACGGCCCACCGGCACGGCACAGGAGTACACCGTCGTGCCGGCGACCCGCGTGGTGCGCCTGCCCGAGGGCATCGGCATGGACGTCGCGGCGAGCCTGGGGGTTCCCGCCATGACGGCGCACCGGGCCCTCACCGTGCACGAGGCCGGGCCCACCCGGCTGTCGCCGGGCGCGCTGAGCGGCCGCACCGTCCTCGTCAGCGGAGGCGCCGGCGCGGTCGGCCACGCGGCCATCCAGCTCGCGGTCTGGGCCGGCGCGACCGTGCTCACGACCGTGAGCAGCGACGAGAAGGGCGAGCTCGCGCGCGCGGCCAGCGCACACCACGTCGTGCGGTACACCGACGACGACGTCGCCGAGCAGATCGAGCGTCTCGCGCCCGAGGGCATCGACCACATCGTCGAGGTCTCGCTCGCGGAGAACGCCGCCCTCAGCCTCCGCGTGCTCGCGAACCACGGCAGCATCGCGTTCTACGCCGACAACGGCGGCGACCACGTCGACGTGCCGATCCGCCCCGCGTTCGCGAAGAACGCGCGACTCCAGGGTCTGCTGATGTACACCGTCGGCGATGCGGCCCTGCACGCCGCGGCCGAGGACATCACGGCGGCGCTCCGCGACGGGGCGCTTCCGGTCGGAGCGGCGGCCGGTCTCCCGTTGACCTGGTTCGGCCTGGAGGAGACCGCCGCCGCCCACGACGCCGTCGAAGCCGGCACGGTCGGCAAGGTGCTCATCGACGTGGCCGCGAGCGACCGCCCCGCCTGA
- a CDS encoding carboxylate-amine ligase, with protein sequence MRRTFGVEEELLFVDGQTGAPVPVAPEVLELAARDGVPPDAAVAEMHEEMLELVSRPHASLRALAAEVRRSRRSADRWAGRLGARAVALGTSPFPSSPHPSPGPRYRAIVERYGATSLRCMTCGLHVHVSVSSPDEGVAILDRIRVWLPVIRALAANSPFHNGIDTGYASYRFLQWSQWPSSGPNEVYGSLEAYHSAIDALLRTGALLDEGMLYPDVRLSSRFPTIEVRVADVPLLPSATVTIAGLIRGLVASAAASAARGDPAPPASADVLRLASWTASLEGLEGLLVHPLRGEPAPAAEVVGALLAEAAPGLLEHGDLDVVTTGVQQILRDGNGASIQRRAAEASGLLGAVLAGATPVRSSSPTRPTAGAA encoded by the coding sequence ATGAGACGGACATTCGGAGTCGAGGAAGAGCTGCTCTTCGTCGACGGACAGACGGGGGCGCCCGTGCCGGTCGCGCCCGAGGTCCTCGAGCTCGCCGCACGAGACGGTGTCCCACCTGACGCCGCGGTCGCCGAGATGCACGAGGAGATGCTCGAGCTGGTGTCGCGCCCGCACGCCTCGCTCCGCGCACTGGCGGCCGAGGTCCGGCGTTCGCGGCGATCGGCGGATCGCTGGGCGGGTCGCCTCGGCGCCCGCGCGGTGGCGCTCGGGACGTCCCCGTTCCCCAGTAGCCCGCACCCGTCGCCGGGACCGCGCTACCGGGCGATCGTCGAGCGGTACGGGGCGACCTCGCTGCGCTGCATGACGTGCGGATTGCACGTGCACGTCTCGGTGTCCTCGCCTGACGAAGGTGTCGCGATCCTCGACCGGATCCGCGTCTGGCTGCCCGTGATCCGCGCACTGGCCGCGAACTCGCCCTTCCACAACGGGATCGACACGGGCTACGCGAGCTACCGGTTCCTGCAGTGGAGTCAGTGGCCTTCGAGCGGGCCGAACGAGGTGTACGGAAGCCTCGAGGCGTACCATTCGGCGATCGACGCGCTGCTGCGCACCGGCGCCCTCCTCGACGAGGGGATGCTCTACCCCGACGTGCGGCTGTCGAGCCGCTTCCCGACCATCGAGGTGCGGGTCGCCGACGTGCCGCTCCTCCCGTCGGCCACGGTGACGATCGCCGGCCTGATCCGCGGACTCGTGGCCTCGGCAGCGGCGTCCGCCGCACGCGGGGATCCCGCTCCTCCCGCGTCGGCCGACGTGCTCCGGCTGGCCTCGTGGACCGCCTCGTTGGAGGGGCTCGAGGGCCTGCTCGTCCATCCGCTCCGGGGTGAGCCGGCGCCCGCGGCCGAGGTCGTCGGCGCACTGCTCGCCGAGGCCGCACCCGGTCTTCTGGAGCACGGCGATCTCGACGTCGTGACGACGGGCGTGCAGCAGATCCTTCGCGACGGCAACGGCGCCTCGATCCAACGGCGTGCCGCCGAGGCATCCGGCCTGCTCGGCGCGGTGCTCGCCGGAGCCACGCCCGTCCGTTCCTCCTCACCGACGCGCCCCACCGCCGGAGCGGCCTGA